A window of Daphnia pulicaria isolate SC F1-1A chromosome 4, SC_F0-13Bv2, whole genome shotgun sequence genomic DNA:
GTTGAATCAAAATCCTACGTATCTCGGACGTGATCTACATATTGCCCACATAGAATTGCCCTATGAACTTAAGACTTTGTAAAAGTGAAACTACAAGTTCAAGAAAAATATACATTTTGAATTGCATTTAACTTTTATATTAGGCAACAGTTTCTTAAAGGATgacattttttcgtttgtaGTTTCTTCCCATTGACCTCATACCTATAAGCCAAATGAAAGCTATAGTAACATGGCCTATACACTACTACTCTCTAAATCAATCATTCGACAAATCTATCAGACGACACAGAGAGGTTTATAATAAAGTGCATAGTTTACAACTGCGTCCAGCGCCCTCCATTTGCGTGTAGGCTACAATAGAGGATTTAACCGTTTTACACCAAACGTTACAGTATGCAGGATAATAGATGAAGCAACTATAGAAGGTGCAATAGATAGATTGCAGGATTTTGGGCTCTTCAAGCTTAAATTTGAACATTCATTTCCTCGCTTTCTTGTTGGGTCTTTGTGAAAACTGCAGTTTATTCCTTTTCATATGGATCAATCAAGTCTCTTAAATGTCGCGCCTCTGCCAATCTTCTATAGGGGCTAACAAAAGTCTTTGTTTGATTAGTCTGTGGCCACCTTACGTTTTAGACCCTGATTAACCGTAACGTTTCGCAACGATATTTCATGAACACATTCGCTGTGTATGAACACGAGTAGCTATTGTGACCCATTATCTTTTGAAGTGCACAATAACAGAGAAGGATGATGCGCGTGATTTGGGTGCTGCCAAAGACACCCGATCATTAATCTCAAGTCGGTACAAAAGAAATGTGAGATGCGTTGCAgctgagcaaaaaaaaaaaaaaaaattcaaattgtctaTTCACTAGTTTCACTACATACACCTTTAACTAAGAAATTAGCCTCTTAAAGCTTCATTAGTCCTTTTTTGTCATCGACAAATGGACACCACCTACTAGGATAGATAAATTCATTAAACCTAGTATAAAGTGACGTAACCAACCTTTTGTTCAGGAAGAAATCTTTAAATGGGGAAGTTTGTTGCCGCAAATTACAGTCCGTGacagagaaaaacgcacttttcGGGGACTATACTTAACGCTGTAGTTGATAAAACTCAATTTACTGAGAGAAAACTAAAACGTAGCTATATACCGCGATAGCGAGCGTCCGACGTTTCTGCGTAAAAGCTCCTTCCGCACGGTTTCCAGGTGGAGAATGAAGGCGGATCGGTCGTGAGCAGAGAGCTTTATATCTCTCTCGTCGCCTACTTCCCTTGACGTCCCGGCTCGACTAACCCGCGCGCGGGTTTTACACGTGAGTCACGCGGTAGAGTGGTGGAAGAGTGGCGGAAGAGTACAGTGTGTTGAACAGAGAACAAGCATTCTTTATCGTTACTGAGGAAATATCTAGGATCGAAAAATTCATACAAAGAACGAGAAGACGAGTAAATTAATACAAAATAGGATGATATACTACAGTACCTCTGCTAACATATACGTCTTGCATTCCTAAATCTACAGTAGATTAGACAAGAAGGTTTTCCGTACAAAGAATTTagaatatttagaaaaaaatttcagaagtcactagtaaaaaaagagagtagGTAGGAGGAAAGAAGGAACGCAACTCCTGCATGAGGGGGCGTGCAGTCATGTTGGAAACGTCGGGATATGTATTTATGCAATTGACAGTTTCATATTGCTACCAAGGGTTCtttgataaaaaataataatggcaTCTGGTTGCAAAATACATAGAGATAGGCCCATAGGTTAGGTAGAAGATATTGGCATAATATGAGACTAGGTAGAATATAATTACACAACCGCATAAAAGCACTACAATgactaaataaaaatgatactTCCTCGCTGTACCCTGTAGCTCCGGTTACGCTTTAAATCTGATTGAAAAGATTGATACATTTTACGTTTAGCTTGACCCAATCAAAACATTTCCCCTGCGTTGGCTGCAAATGCTCGCGTTGCGAGAATAATGGACAACACGGAAACTTTGATTTGAATCAAACGTTTTCCTTGCCCCAAAGCTCATCAGATATGGAATACGAAGTGCTATTCACAAATGAATGGACTAACCAGCTAACTAACCAGCTTcactttaaagaaaaacaaaaattgatccTAGCTATTTTGGGAACGTTCCTGTTCCTAACTCCAGCTTGGCAATGCAGCGTCAAATCATCATTCATGACACAAGGAGTACGGATTTCAGGGCATCTCTTGCCTGGGGATTTCACTTATCCAATGGACGTGTGCGTAAcctaattatttttacaagcACGTGCCCATCTCAATGATATCGTGTTGGTATTCTAAGAAAAATATCTTTTCTGAGTGATATGATTTAATCTCAACCAATGGCGATAAGGTTAccagagaaaagaagacaCGAGAGAAAATCTTTTAACGTTCCGACTCCGAGTATATGAAAACGATTAACGAATAGTAAAAGCTTTTGAAAAGGGTAGTTTACCAGGCCAAATCTCATCTTGTcataaaaaagatgagagtCAGAAAAAGGAGGCACAAATGAAAATAgtaagttattttattttttaactctaCGGCGTACTCGGGGACTCAACGCTCGAGTAGTATATGAAGTACCTTATAGATTGACTATGAATCTATGAGAAGCATATGATTAAGAGAATTTCCGAATTTCCCATACTGATTTAAAATCTAAATATGCAAATGAATAAACAATGAAGAGACGAGTTAAATACTCCGTGGGATTTCTTCAATTTACGATTTACCAAACTTTTCTCAAGCTGTCTCAAGCATAGACGAGTAGATATTGAAAACAAGAGATAATTGCATCACTTCTACGTAACGAATAGTCAAAAAGGATAGATAGTCAAAAAGTaaatagtcaaaaaggaagaatagatgtacatttgtcctacctttaagcctgggaaatacagtcAGGCATCCACAAGTGGTCCATCCTGAACAGTCGAATCCAGGTGAAAGACATAGGAAACAGGGGGTCCTGCCCAAACACACATGGGTATACACACGAGAACAGAAAGGATTTACcaaaaaggggaagaaaagaTCCTTAAATCTACCCGACATCGGTAGTTTCGTTTCTCTAAACAAACGGGATGCTGCTTctctaaataagaaataaaaattgtgttacgaaaaaatattgacagaaacaacattatgtttggaaaaagtgttaaGTGATCCAGTGGgttaattgttaataaacaggagaatttaAGATTCTTATGCAATACACTGCATTACAAGTCATGCATAATTAAAAGATCTAGCAGGTCAGATGATTataaaagcaacaaaaaattattacccaATCGATAATaactgagattgttgctgatgacagtGACAACCTGACAGACTGTCAATAGCAGCACAAGCACAACTGGCATATTGTTACaatggctggctcaggcctgAAATCTGCTTAAAGAAGGTAAAAGTCAGGAATTAAAATTTCACAAAACTTGAACAGGTTTCTTTAATATTTAAGGTACCATAATCTTTCTATGGTAGTATTCTTAATTTTCTTTACCTGCTACAAGTGCTACATATGGCATGGGGAGTGGGCATTATTCCATTAAGCAATTCAATAAAAGAGACGCGACCTGAATTGACACGACGGCCACATTAttgtaatttgttttgttcattGATAATgtgctatttttcgtgcagccacgaACGTTTCCTAAAAGTTATCgttctgtttttcttgtaaTGTTGACCTTCGCCTCTTTTTCTAgacttattgaaaacaaaagcagACGAGAGACACTGGGGTGTGGAGTAAtttttaagatatcgatagaaattaaaTATCGACCCCCTCCCTAAATCCAAAGTCCAAACCTCTCATGAGTACGATAAAAGCGGTTCTCGGATTTTGTCTCACCCGCGCACGACATCCGTTGGACGGATCGAGATTATTTAATGTCTTCAAATCCAGAAGAAATATAATCTGAATATAATATACGTATGAGCTTTGTTGTTCAAGGAGAGATGCGTCGGCTTGAATAACTTTATTACTAACTCCTGTTTTACAAATCATAAGCGGATTCGATAATAAGATACAATTCTACCAACTATATAACTAGATATTATTAGCTTATAGATAGATGTATAACTTACATTTTTCATTATACTAATAATTCCTAATATAATGCATATAAATGAATTCCAATCAGAACTAGAAATTCGAAAATTGTTAGAGGTATTAGATGATGCTGAATTAACGAGTTCTATGCCAATTTTGGCAATTCATTATTTCATGACTATTAGGgatactctattttaaactAATCTTGGACTCAGAATATAAATTATTTCCTATATCAAACTTGATTGTGGATCTTTAAGTAGAGTTAGCATTCCATACTGCTATAACCTGTGCTGGCTTGAAAACAATTAAGGAAAATGAACAACCACAGAAATGTCGTCACTGCtcattgtttaaatttttgatatACTGTACATCATGTGCAGGCTCTAACATTGTTTGGataataacttttttcttAACTATTTCGGTCAAGTGCGCAACGCCTTGTCATCGACGGGTGAATTTCTTTATTGGTTTTTAGTTGACCGTCATCGATTGAGAATTTCTTATTGACAAATATCGGTAGTTTGCTTTTATAAAAGTTATAGACTATGAACTTGTTAACTGATTGGACGATTTatcttgttatttattattttatcttcATTGTACATTTTCCTTTAATGTTTCAGGAATGAAGTGTTTTAGTTTCATCATCGTGCTGATAGAATGGAATAGTTTTATATTCTTATTGTGGATATCCATGAGCAAACGATAATCTTGAAAATTCCAATATATCGCACATCTAATCAACACACATCAATTATAATTGACTTGTGAAGAAATGTATGAAAGCTTAATTCATGTTTTCGCCCAATGATAATATGTGTGGACGTCATGGTCCAAAATATGTAAAGTCCCTATAATTCCCAACTTAAATGGCGATTAAACATCTGACATTTTCACAGATTTTATACACGAAGGGTGTTAATAGCTACACATTTATTCAGCGTTTATTGTCGCGTAGAGGGTAGATTTGCCACAAATCACTTATCCGAGTTTTGGGTATGTAGCTCAGCACATCCGTGAATTGAGATTTTCTTACTGAGACTTTCTTTTGCACTCGACATCCGTGAATCGACGATCGTGAAAATTTTAGTACATACTAGTTTGTCTCAATTAAGCCCCCTGCCCCCTAAccaaagttaaaataaaagtaaaaatttgcgtgaaataaaaaaatttacgatTAAACTTCTCAACAATAACAACCCAGAAGAGTTGAAATGGCCATTTTCGAAAATTGCTGACGATCAAAAGGGGTGAATTACTATGTATCTATTAAAacgaattaaaatatttaaaccaTGGGTAAACTTTACCGACTGCTTATGGCTAAACATGATGCGTGCACTGCTTCAAACTgctcgttatttcaaatatttatcaactcgaaaaatttatttgcaaaaaaaattatcagatATTCACATTTAATCGACGAAGCCTATTCGTTCGGAAAACGAAATGGAAGAGGGCGGGGCCATGTCTGGAAATCAATGGGTCACGATAATTGTTTGCTTTTGACGTAGAtagatttaattaataaatgttACAGTTAAactgaattaaatttattatattatattatattgagCTTTAATcttaaagaagaaattcatTGACTTGGGTAACTTTTATACCAACTCATGTTTTACGAATCTTTCGCGCAACCGTTTTTATAGCGACCAATTTACGAACGATATCAATTTTTTACTaggacattttttattttgactgttAGTTAGTTATAGTAAGAAATAATTACGCACGATTGAGCGATAACGGCATCTTTATTCATATTATCTTATAATCGCTTTCACCTGTCGCCAAGGATATGGCGGTTATCAACACCGTtacgtaatttttattttcatcaacAATTGCAACTGACCCCGAGCTCAGAATATGAAAATGTTTCTCCTTATCAAACGTGATGGTGAAAACTGATGATTTATACCATCTCTACACGTTCATAAAACTTTGCtaacttgtaaaacagttAGGGCTAATGATTAACGACGTAAATGTCGTCACAGCTCATTATTTAAACTTTGTGATATACCATGGGCGCAGTCTTTGTCATTTGCTAATAACTATTTCCTGAATTGTTTCGGTTAAGGGTGCAACCTTTTCAACTACGGCCGAATTTCTTTATTGGTTTTTAATTGACTTACATCGATTGAgactttttttattgacaaatATCGATAGTTTGCTTAGATTTAAGTTATGGAATGTGAGTTTGTTAACTGACCGCACGATTCGTCTTGTATTTTCCCTATATCGTCATTGGACGTTTATCCTTAAGTGATTAAGGATTTGAAGCGTATCAGTTTCATTACCGTGCTAATAGTATAGCATAATTATTTATTCCTATTTTGTTTGAAAGCTGAATTGAATTCCGGGTAATTGTCAAACCTAACCAAAGGCGATCAATGAATCTAAATCTTATCATACATAGTATGTTGGGttcgatttttcttcaatttggaTCTGTTACAATACCACAATTATTCAAGATCCTAGATGAAATGGATGTCACAgtccgaaataaaaaattggccTCATTCCCAACGAAGATAACGAATATAACATCTTTCATTACCATAAACAAACGAAGGATGATAACTGCTACACATAAATTTAGCTTTTAATATCGCGTAGATGAAAAGTTGGCCACAGTTCACTTATCAGAATTTTTGGTATGTAGCTCAGCACATCCATGGATTGAGATTTTCTTATTGAGACGTTCTTTTTGCGCTCGACAACCGCTGAACGGATCATGAATATTttagtaaataataatttgtctCAACAGAGCCCCCTACCACAGTTAAGATAAAAGCGAGCTTGCGATCGGATCCACCGACGCTAACGTCATAGCCACATAGCCATCGGTGTATGTAgtaatctaatttttaaagctagtctttttaatttaatctcaattattatttgccaaaatgattaattttattgaaaaatgagTTTTTTACGTGTTCGGTAATAAGATGTATTAAGAGACAGGATGTTCTAAAATCCATAATGAACGTCATTGATTAATTGAAAGGGCTATAAGTTATAGGACTATATGGTATACCTTTTCTTGCGTTAATAAGAACAAATCACAAGAATGTTTTTGTCTCAATGATCTATGTCTCAAgtctcaatttcttttaaaccATCACTAAAGAAATCAATCTGGCAACACTACATCTACGTGTATTGCAACGAGTGGGTACTCTCTGGGGTGGTTGCTGTCAAAAGACCGGCTTTCGTATATTGTGGAAAATATTAATGGtcttaatattttttggtcgtattaattgattgaatttttgtgcATCTCTTTTAAGGtaacatttcatattttacgTCATATTATTTACTCCGTCGtaacatttcattttactATTATTCAGAGAAAGAGCTAACACAAGATGACAGTTGCATTGCTGAAGTCACAAATTCTTCACATGAGTATTGAGAAGCAGGAAACTCTTCTTAAATTAGCTATCCTCACTGTTGCTGCAATACTTTGTAAGTTAAACCTTAAAATGAGTAAAGCCATGGTTGACAAGATCCTTTCTTTTTGTAGCATTCTCAACAAGATTGTTTTCTGTACTACGGTTTGAAAGTGTTATCCATGAATTTGATCCTTATTTTAATTACCGGACAACAAAATATCTGGCTGAAGAAGGATTCTACAAATTCCACAATTGGTTTGATGAACGAGCATGGTATCCGCTTGGCAGAATCATTGGTGGTAAGCATTTTAGATATATGAATGTAAGCTGCTTAAGAGGGTTgttaattaattcattttaaattatagGTACCATATACCCTGGTTTAATGTTGACATCTGCTGTTCTGTACCATGTTATGAACTTTTTACACATCTCAATTGATGTGAGGAATGTCTGTGTCTTTTTGGCTCCACTGTTTTCCAGCTTGACAACTATTGTTACTTTCTTTCTTACAAGAGAACTAAAGGTATTGTTGTTTTACTTAagacttgtttgtttttttcaaattttcatacCAGCTTAAAACTTGTATTTTTATATTAGGGTACTGGTGCTGGATTAGTTGCTGCCTCTATGATTGCAATTGTACCTGGTTATATCTCACGTTCAGTCGCCGGTTCTTACGATAACGAAGGAATTGCAATTTTCTGTATGCTGCTCACCTATTTCTTTTGGATTAAGTCGGTCAAAACAGGGTCTCTATTATGGAGTGCACTCTGCGCACTTGCTTACTTCTACATGGTAAGcttcaaaattttgtcttCTTAAATACTAACGCTAAtctgctcgttttttttttttgtcaaaggtTTCGTCTTGGGGAGGTTATGTATTCTTGATTAATTTGATTCCCCTACACGTCCTCACGTTGATCCTTACTGGTCGGTTCTCTCATCGTGTGTATGTGGCCTATAGTGCTGTCTACACTCTGGGCACCTTGCTTTCTATGCAAGTCGCTTTCGTCGGTTTCCAACCAGTTCAGAGCTCGGAGCACATGCTGGTGAGACTAGGCATTGCCAAAGCGTTgcacttttaaaaaagtaacattaacattattttatttcgtgtAGGCATTTGGTGTCTTTGGTTTATGTCAGCTGCATGCGTTCACAGACTATGTACGTAGCCGTTTAACGGCTGAACAATTTGATGTTCTATTCCGATCTGTTTTGATGGCCGCTGGAAGTGTTGCTCTGGCTGCAATGGGAATCCTCACCATTACAGGTGTGTCTGAACTGTTTCACGAAAACAAAGctagaaaaattttgaagtaataataaattgaaataaaaattccaggAAAAATTGCTCCCTGGACTGGTCGCTTCTATTCTCTACTGGATCCATCGTACGCTAAGAATCACATCCCTATTATTGCTTCGGTATCTGAGCATCAGCCTACGTCATGGAGTTCCTTCTACTTTGACCTTCAGCTCTTGGTGTTCCTTTTCCCTGCCGGATTGTACTATTGTTTCGCCAAACTTACAGATGCCAACATTTTCATCATCCTCTACGGCGTGACTTCAATTTACTTCGCCGTAAGTatccaagtttcttttttaatttgagcTGTTTTGTGCTTAGATCGATCAACGTTTTTAATTAGGGGGTGATGGTACGCTTGATGCTAGTCCTCGCTCCGGTAATGTGCATATTGTCCGGTATTGCCGTTTCGACTGCTCTGGGCAGTCAAATGAAGTATTTAGACTCTCCGCGCCAGGGAAGTCAATCAGCTGCTGAAAAGAAACCTAAGAAAGGCGAAGCAGTCGTTCCATTTCGTTCTGAAGTGGCCTGGACTTTCACAGTGTTGATTTCACTTTTTCTGGTAAATATTGTTACcacaatcaatttttaattttcttaaacaatatctttaaaattttctttaggtGAGTTACACATTTCACTGCACTTGGGTAACATCTGAGGCTTACAGCTCACCTAGCATCGTTTTGTCTGCTCGTGGTCATGATGGTTCTCGGATCATCTTTGATGACTTCCGCGAAGCTTATTATTGGCTGAGAATGAACACTCCCGAGGTTTGACTGTTTTGCTTAATTTTGTTTAACGGTTGAACTTATTGTTTTTCCTTAACAATTTAGGATTCACGAGTAATGTCTTGGTGGGATTACGGATACCAAATATCAGCGATGGCCAATCGAACAATTATTGTCGACAATAATACATGGAACAATACACACATTTCCCGCGTTGGACAGGCAATGGCTTCTACAGAAGATAAGGCTTACGAGATCATGAGGGAACTAGACGTTGATTACGTACTCGTTATATTTGGTGGATTGACCGGTTACTCTTCGGATGGTAAAATTTTAAGTATTTCCCAAGTTGTCAAAATATATAATTACGTTTTTTTTATACTAGATATCAACAAGTTTCTTTGGATGGTACGAATCGGTGGTAGCACGGATCGTGGCAAGCATATTAAGGAAAATGACTATTATACACCTTCTGGAGAGTTTCGAGTTGACCAGGAAGGATCGTCTACGCTGTTGAATTGTCTCATGTACAAAATGAGTTACTACAAATTTGGATCTGTCTACACTGAAGGAGGTACCTACAATGAATTGCAAGCTCTTAATGATCtttcattaataataattttgacgTCGTAGGAAAACCACCGGGTTATGATCGAGTACGTAACGCGGAAATCGGAAACAAAGACTTCGAACTTGACGTGCTAGAAGAGGCTTATACAACCGAGCACTGGCTTGTACGAATCTATAAAGTAAAGAAGCTACCCAATCGTGGTGTATAAGTAAATGTTAATCATTGGACCACACGTTCCCCGCCTCTCGTGTTCGCTTGTCATAAAAACGTTGGTGCACAATGGTCaagcaaataaacaaaacaacttttctttccaattgAACTTGATGTGTGTATTTTACATTGTTGAAATAATAACAACGCATTTTATAAGGCACCGTGATTAGAAAGAATTTGAGTAAGATAGTTTCTAAGTGATGGGTTACATGCTATACAATTAGAGATTAACGCAGACTACTAGTATCTTGTCCGGCTTCATCTGCTGAGATTGCTTTGTCTCCCTCAGGGGAATCAATTTCCATATCTTCACTGGCCTCATGGTTATTTTCTGTCTTCACAATAGGGGCAACTTCGGATTCTTCATCTGATGAAGCATCATCGCCAGTACTTTCATCTGTTAATTACATCAACTTTAGTTTACTGAgcgatttaattgaaaatacgAACGTTGTACCAGAAttgtctgaaatattttcacgaTCATCTgttctttctccttcttcgtcgctttcttcatttttttcgcttttttcgtcaggttttttctcttgtggAACTTTAGACGATGCTGCTACTGGGGCAGGTGAAGGAGGAACAGGCAACCGAGGCCCCATGGGTCGCATTTTTCTAGGAGGGTTAAATTGATAACAGTAGCAGCAATAGTAACTGACGTATTCAAACTCTTCCTGCAAAGCCATGCCATTGTGACCACTACAATGTCGGCAAATCAGCGCGTAACGCTGATGAGGACCATCTCCAACAAAAAGATCCATCATCCGATCAAGAACTCCTCTTTCGCGTGCTAAAATTGGCCGAGGTAACGGCCGTGTTGGAGCAGGACCATAGTTCATACCAACAGGTCTGTGAAAACattaaatttgataatatcaATGCAATTCAATTGCACCCATTCTTATACATAGAGTGCATACAGTTAAGCAACTAGTATACATTTAATTGTTAATCAATCatcatgaatttattttttcttacctcTGAGTTGATAgcatatgttgttgttgttgttgctgctgctgttgtagcTTAGCTTGTTGGTTTAATTTCATTGCACTTCCCACAATGGCAGGGTTGGGTTGGAGTGGTCCGTTTGCTCGGGGTGGAATTGATTGTTCTACTTGTCTGTGCCTCAACTCAGTACCAGGTGCACTTGGTCTAACATTCATTGAAGGAGATTGTGCAGGTTTGACTTCAAAAGGAGTATTCTGAGGTTTGTCCCCAAATCTATCTAATATCTCTTTTGCTATTTTGTAAGTTTCAGTATCCATCACTTCTTCAaggatctttttcttctttttccgtaACTCCACTGACTTTTCTGAGTTACTCACCATTTGTCGAGTGAAGTACCATTTTATTCCTCTATGAGAGCTCCAGGTtctgtcaaaataaaattaatatagtATATATTCTATAGATTCCATTGTAAATTGTAAACTTACACAAGAGCAAATGTCACAAGCCCAGTAAAATAGTAAAGCTTGAACTTTTGAAtagatgtaataaaaataaatgatgctATAGCTATGATGTAAACCAGAATAAAGATGACTAGAAGTCTTCTTGCCACACGTC
This region includes:
- the LOC124338459 gene encoding endoplasmic reticulum junction formation protein lunapark-A-like → MGILLSRFRSKPSTKEVLEGIDKELKSIDEFQQDTIERQRRVARRLLVIFILVYIIAIASFIFITSIQKFKLYYFTGLVTFALVTWSSHRGIKWYFTRQMVSNSEKSVELRKKKKKILEEVMDTETYKIAKEILDRFGDKPQNTPFEVKPAQSPSMNVRPSAPGTELRHRQVEQSIPPRANGPLQPNPAIVGSAMKLNQQAKLQQQQQQQQQHMLSTQRPVGMNYGPAPTRPLPRPILARERGVLDRMMDLFVGDGPHQRYALICRHCSGHNGMALQEEFEYVSYYCCYCYQFNPPRKMRPMGPRLPVPPSPAPVAASSKVPQEKKPDEKSEKNEESDEEGERTDDRENISDNSDESTGDDASSDEESEVAPIVKTENNHEASEDMEIDSPEGDKAISADEAGQDTSSLR
- the LOC124338458 gene encoding dolichyl-diphosphooligosaccharide--protein glycosyltransferase subunit STT3A-like, whose amino-acid sequence is MTVALLKSQILHMSIEKQETLLKLAILTVAAILSFSTRLFSVLRFESVIHEFDPYFNYRTTKYLAEEGFYKFHNWFDERAWYPLGRIIGGTIYPGLMLTSAVLYHVMNFLHISIDVRNVCVFLAPLFSSLTTIVTFFLTRELKGTGAGLVAASMIAIVPGYISRSVAGSYDNEGIAIFCMLLTYFFWIKSVKTGSLLWSALCALAYFYMVSSWGGYVFLINLIPLHVLTLILTGRFSHRVYVAYSAVYTLGTLLSMQVAFVGFQPVQSSEHMLAFGVFGLCQLHAFTDYVRSRLTAEQFDVLFRSVLMAAGSVALAAMGILTITGKIAPWTGRFYSLLDPSYAKNHIPIIASVSEHQPTSWSSFYFDLQLLVFLFPAGLYYCFAKLTDANIFIILYGVTSIYFAGVMVRLMLVLAPVMCILSGIAVSTALGSQMKYLDSPRQGSQSAAEKKPKKGEAVVPFRSEVAWTFTVLISLFLVSYTFHCTWVTSEAYSSPSIVLSARGHDGSRIIFDDFREAYYWLRMNTPEDSRVMSWWDYGYQISAMANRTIIVDNNTWNNTHISRVGQAMASTEDKAYEIMRELDVDYVLVIFGGLTGYSSDDINKFLWMVRIGGSTDRGKHIKENDYYTPSGEFRVDQEGSSTLLNCLMYKMSYYKFGSVYTEGGKPPGYDRVRNAEIGNKDFELDVLEEAYTTEHWLVRIYKVKKLPNRGV